The genomic DNA ATGTTAGGGTAAATGACCACCACTtctctctattctttattttgatcaaattttcTGTAGCTTGGCGTCCATCAGACCCTTATTAATAAGAATGGTAGAGGGGGATAGTAAACATATCGATGAGTCACCCatttgtatgccccatttattATGCCCTTTTATGCGTATTATATTTTCTGGTTTGTGCGTCCGTTTTTGCGTTCATTCGCCcttcagtccgtccgtccgtcttctacagttttggttaaagttttaggtgaaagtttttggtcgcgaaagtttttgataaagttgacgtccaattaacttgaaatttgatacacatgttccctatgacatgatctttctaattttaatgtcaaattagagattttaccacATTTTTacggtctactgaacataaaaaaaaagatagtgcggatggggcatccgtgtaccaTGGATACATTCTTAAACATGTATCTGATTCAAGTGTAAAGCATTATAAGTAATGGTATCGTcgcatttgtttttgatttatctCCCACTTTCTTGTGTGCGACCTTGAATTcgcaatttttaaatttaaaatacgCAAAACAAGAAACTACTATTAAGACAAGAATGTACATTACTTATGTATCCTTAAagtatgtttttcattttaagatatTATTAATGGCATTTCAAAAGGAAAagttcattttaagccattaaAATGTCATTAGAAAAAGGTGCAATCTTGAAATATTGTATTGAAACGagttatataaatttatttgttcggatatattttgttaaatgattGTGGGTGATTTGCAACATTAACATAAAATATGGAGATTTGGAACAATTGTAAATGAAGTATACAGGATATGTACATTGTCGggaaatatatcttttatttgtacAGGCTTAAGaaacaggaaaaaaaaccaagtttGTTTTTTCACCAAATTTGGCTGATTACAGTAAAACAAAATTCCGCTACTAGACATTGTAGAAAACGATTCTGTCCAGCAACcctaatatatttttgaaagctTAGACTGGAAATATACTTCTggcaaaataaacatattttcttctttGGATTTCAATATTTACTACTACGcggttattttaatttaatattcattCACACATTTGTTTTCGCTAAAAATTCtagaaacaaaatcaatcataaagactttaaaaacatatcattgAGCTAAAGCTTTAGGTTACACCTTCTTTAAGCAGAGTGGATTTTATGCGATTAAATCGTTCTGTCTAGGCCTTCTGGAAGTTTGAGTCTTCAGTCAGTTGATAGGTTTTGTTAAGCTTTGGAAACTTTGGGTTCGTGCGTATGTACagttaaagaaaattattcaggaaACACGAGTAGCGCACAAGAACATAATAGCATACGTGCCTTTTTCTCTTCTATAAAGactacattttaaacatttgataaaataacattatatttcTAAACTGCTACAAATATTTATCCTTATAAGATTAGTGTGCTAAATCAATTatatgattgattggttggttgttgCTTAaccaaaaaggctatatcgcggcgatcTGATGCATGTACTTCACTATAAAGAAAGAGTTTCATTTTGAGTTTCGGTTCAttctttctttattctttatatgtttGGCTAAActatatgtattgtttttatgtatGCCGCTCAAAATCACttccttttctttatttttttaaattttattactcCTATTGGTTTTTACCCATCCAGACCCCCACATAAGCATATGTTACCATACAGTCCTcgaattttgcaattttttttttatattttccattaCGCATTATACACACTTATTAAAATTGATCTCTATTGATTTGTCAGCATATCAGTCCATGAACTCCACTTGAAAATTGTCAATTAGCACAATACTCAAATTAACTTTTTCAATAACAAGTTAAATACACGTTTTATAATATCTCATGCTGTTATCGATATTATGCAATATTTACGTAACTTATACAAAACTCCTCGTACTCCCCTGGTGGTATGTTGAAGTATAATATTGAGATACTTCTTCTTGGTAAGTTCAGTTATTATTTGCTAATATTTTAGGAGTTAAACTTTGAAAAGATTGTCATAAAATTATACTGTCtaagtgttttatttatattcttttttttatagaatgtGATCATACAGTTTGTAATACTCTTTCAGGCAACACGATTGATTGGGTAATCCTTTGATAATATGTGTTTCTTTCttctttcttattttgaatGGGTGAGAGCAAAGCGCTAGAATTGATGACTTTATTAGCAGTCTAGTCTTATGTATTATCTTTTCGATCCGAAGCCTGTAACCTActgttttttcttattattttcaatCCAATGCaatattgttgtattttttttattttttttttcaaattctacgATTCAAATGTTTATCTCGTATTTCGTCTAAATAAGTCTatccaaattatttttgtaaagaacTTCGCTCAAGTCTGTGCTATTGGCCGTTTTAATCTTGCAGTGAGGTGAGGACTTTTTTTGCTGTGTGTTTAAGATCCAACTGTGACTAAGACATAAAGCATAACAAAAAAAGCACAGTTTCTTTGCTTCAAGTGTGTTTTTTCTCTCGCTGTGCATGGACTGAATTTATGTCATTGAGTGATAGTGTTTTCTTTCAAATTGATGGATAACATGTTTTATGACTGACATTGAAAGAACTTCTGTTCTTCACTTAAGGCGacacccaacactttcactaaaattaatttggctcgtttaattttcataaaattttgtcaaagtatttactttgacacaTACTTTgacactttaacaaaaatattaaaatttcaaaaaatttgaaccaaccattttgtcagaaaaattccactggttatatagcaatttgacaaacaccaattttgaagcttaatattccttttacaacaccacgtaattaaaacgtttagctgactttacagagttatctccctgtagtgttaggtaccaccttaaaaagcTTCCTGCCTTCCAAGGAGGACTATGCAAAGTATAAAAAAGTGTAATTTTCACAACGGATATAAAgcctttgtttgtttttattcgtTCTTTTTGTTGTTATGTTGATAATAATCAACTAAAGACATTTAATTTAACaagtttataatatttatttctttataaagtACATCGAGTGCAAAACAGTTATAAGAATCAGAAATTGATACGGTTAAAAATCCATTATTTTATcaactataaatgtaatataaagaTATTATCAACTGAAAATTGCTCTTATTAGTATATGTTTGCTAATGGACATATACGTTGCCATTGTTGTCGCTTGTACTTCAAGATAGGTCATGTCCCTTGAGCTAATGTGCTAAGCTGAATATCTAATGGCCTTTTAATGAGGCTTGCTATGATTTCatcgatttaaatattttttgtcgcCGGACATTAATAATTATGtgagaaatatatgaaataaacaaataaacctAGAAGTTAGAATTGATACATTAATTCAGGAGAGAAATAGTTTAGAAACAAAATAGATTAAAGTAATAATGAATAATCGAGCccctcttttaaatattttcaaataaaactgataaaaatagCGGGAAAAGACTGACTCgaacttttaccttatatttgcactGGTATTATTTGGGTTTCAAATcgaaagaaaagaaatctaGAATTTGCTTAAATTTTGGTAGACGACCTTTTACTTGTTATTGAAGTCTTATATGAAAAGCAAAACGGGAATTATAACCACAATATTTTACTCTGTATCATAGGAAAAAAGCAAAGGAGTCCTAAcatcaaagaaacacatgaaaaaactaaactaacagttttttatttaattgagcTGAAATTGGTCATGCAAACAAAGTTGCTTCAATACGCTCTACATTGTGGTGGCAATGGCCACCCAAGGTCCTAGAAAATATAAACGTTTAAGGTCATTGACTTTCGAACAGATCTACAcattacatacatttttgaaatataatatagatATGGGTTTTGCTGCAGTTTTTTTAAACTTCTATTTCTTTTGGTTTTTGGTGGagaattgtttcattggcaatcataccatatcttataattttcacaaatataaaagagggaccaaagataccaaagggacagtcaaactcgtaaatctaaaacaaactgacaactcaAGATAGTCAAAACAGTGTACgtgaagacccattgatggcctCGGtgtgttttctgctctttgtgGTGTTGTTGCCCCCGCTTTCATTCtgaatttaattttaacaaatgttaaCTATGTTTATTTGTGCTTCAATTGAGCTGTAAAGATAAGGAATACAGAGTTGTTTTTCAATCCTTTTAGAGAtgatttcctaatgcatgtagagcaagactttggTTAGTTTGCctgctttgtttgtatgttgAACAAATATAATTGGGATAATGTCATAttaaatttagatatatatacagGCTTAACTATgcctatatattttattgttggaAGAGGTTAATCCTACAAATATTaagtaaacatatttacaaacgaagcagcaagctaaccaaagttttactctacaagcattatgaaattagctgtaaaaaGATAAGTTCATTCAATACACACATAACGATTGATACATTAACTGTCTGCTTTAAAGGATCAAGTCTACCTGCACAAATTGTAATTACTTTTTCTTGCATGTCAATAAACTTTCACCTGCATTTTATAACATTACATTATAATGCATCCACTCAAGGAATAAATCCGGTCTTTCAATTATATAATCTCAATTCTAAACATTAAGCATatatattctgtatatatgtatatgttattaatttgatttcttttcGTCAGTACTTAGATACTGTAATTCATATGTGAAATAGACAAAAAAGTAACCTTGTAAAAGTTTACAATCTATACGTCTTTTGTATGATTAAGTGACAGGCAGAACTTCTCATTAAATACGTCTCTAATCTTTAACTAGTACACTACCAAATGTATATGATTTAATGAAAATCACGTCCAAATGCCACAGTTGCCATACcaagatataagaaaaaaatgattaaatgaaACACAAAAGAATGATAATCTAATTAAATGGGATTTGAGAGTTGTAGAGTTTGGATTGATTTTCAAATgctttctattatttttttctatcatgGGTTGACctagattttttaattttattctaacTTTTCAAACATATAATGGATGAACTGTGACGTATACACTAATTAGACAGAAACCactcttttattatttatatcgCACGTCCCCgttatttttatacctttaaCCCACATTCCAAAAGCGTGCCACCTTCCATAACCTTCCCACCTAGCGCAAAAATAACGTCGAAAATAAGTGTTGGAACTAGTGCAAAGTGAACACATAAAATATGTCCAATCCAAAGTATTTAACAATGTACTTTTTGGGGCTTTATTTGCACTAACCATGAACGCATTcatatcaatattattatatttttatttcagtttgagTGAAAATATCTGACGATGAATGGAAACAGTGATATACAAAAGacaattgaacattttattgACGCAGTGAAAGGACGTGCGCCTCCTGACAGATTGCGTCACTATTTAGGAGAATCTAAACCTCGACACATCGTCGATTGGACTGATGACAATGGCCTGGACCTTTTACATCATTGTATTATTCTAAACAGCTCGGAATCAGTGGAGTTTCTTTTGTCACATCGATATTTTAATGAATCGCATCAACCAAAATACAATCCGTATCTACACCTGGCCGCAAAACTAGGGTTAAGGACTATTCTTGGTGTAATCCTGACTCATCGTCAGAACGATAATCGACCGATGACAAATCTTATCTATCCCGATGTGATGAACAGAAATGACAAAAATCTGTGTATAAAGTTAGAAAATCAATcaaaggtaaaataaatttcattaagaCAATacgggggggagggggggggggcgtgggggggggggggtgtaccGCTGAAGTCtgctttgttttaaaaaacataactcttggatatttttatatttaaaagaaaactaagAAACAAACAGGAGTCATTGtagaattttataaatgttgtaaATAACCGAAGATGTAGGGTTTACGCAAATGAGACAGGACCACAACGAGGCAAccgataaaaaaatcaaaagaacacATGGTCTTATCACTACGTATGTTCTGAttgtaaacaacattttataggTATCAATGAGTTTATGCATACGTACTATAGGCTAACCTACACCAACTGAGAAagtatcaaacatattttttgaataTAAAAGTAACAACTTTTAATATCAATGAGTCTATTCAGTCTTTTAAATGAAGCATAATTTTCTAAATGACCACATATATATTCGAATGACAACAATGTAAGGCTGAACATCTCGGACGATAATACCATGTGTGTAGCTAATGATCGATGTCTACTCTGTAGACTGGTAGATAGTATCATAGGCGACATGGGTAATTTCACTATGGTGTAGCAAATCTTACTTTTTGTATTATTCAAGATTTGGCTATTATTGCTAATTGAATCTAAGTGTCATGAGAACATACTGTATTTTGTATTATCCCCTTGTTTTGAATATGTAAATAAGATCCGAAAGACTATATGTTAGAAATTCATTTTcgcttttttatatttacaatactaGTATGTATTTTTTATCTATTGGATATGTTTTCAGGTTTCACCTTTAGATGTTGCCGCATTGAACAAGCATATGGACTGtgttcatcaaattttaaatatttgcgttttaaagaaaaatccaGAACACAATAACAGCGGATATATTGCATTGGCGACTTTGGATGGATCTGCAAAAGCATTGCAATATTTGCTCGAACATAAATACCAAAGTGATGATGTGAGAGAAGCCATTGAAATAGCAGTAAGATGTGCCAGAGCTTCCTGTCTTGATCTTCTTCTTGAAACGAAAGTGAAGACACGTGACCTGTTTGAAGGCAAAAACCCATTTCATATGCTTTATACATTCAGTTCAGGAAAGGAATTCGGCCGGGGCGGCTATGCTAGCTTACCTGCCGTGACAACCGTCCTCGTGAAACACAAATTTGACGTCTGCGTCAAAGATCCAACAAATACGTATCCGTTGTATAGTTTGTTATCTAATTCTCTGTGTATGCACGACTCTATCAATACGCAATACTATATTGAATGTGTGCGCATTTTACTGGAAGCGGGCGCAAACGCGAACTTTGATGAATGTAAATATGAACAAACAATGAAttctaaaggaaaaaaatctcTTGTCGGGAGACGATCTTTTTTATCAGCAATGCACTGCCTTTTGGAAACAGTAGAGACGTACTCAGAGTTTTTGGAATCGGCGTCATTGGCTGTCAAATTTGTTCTAGAATGTGGGGAAGCATTGCTTTCACATGCTGCTAAAACTAACAAAAACGCACGTTCATCCAAACATAGGAATAGTGTTTTAGGACCGATTCTTCACCAGTATGCGAAAACAAGCGTCGCTATAGGAGTCGATGAAACGGTTTTCCGGTTCCTACTGCGCTATGGAGCTGACGctaattataaatcaaatgacaaatatataattaatacatATTTAGACGGTCTTCTAGACAAACTTGGCCAGATAGCCCCATACATTAGACAACCCGATCACGCCAATGACGTTGAAATAATGCTTAAAATGTGCAAATACATGTCGAGAAAATCTATAAAAGATGCCCTTCGACTATTCAAAAACAGACATTACAGGCCAATAGAACAGACCGCAAAGTATATCACTATGGCACAGAAAGAATTAGAACGGCAAAGTAACACAATTCAACCATTGAAACATCTAGCCGCAAAATCGGTCTGGGAAATATGTGACAGAAATGCTAGTTCCGTCCATAAGCTAACAGTTAGCTCAGAACTCAAAACATGTATTCTTCCTATCGTGAACTGGtagttttaatttattcatcCCCTTAAGGAAACATTATGAAGTCTTAATATCCTTTAACAATCATATTCCCTTTAACATTATTCACAAAATCAAAAAGTTCAGAGTTTGATATGCATTTGTAATTTAGACACGTTTGAAAAAGTAAGGCAAGTATTTTTCACATTATCGTAAAAAGTCAGAGGGTATAGATCTATATGTTTGACTGCATTAAATTATTGTATACATATAAATTTCATGCAAATGGCTCGTGTGTGAAATAAGTTGAGGAAATATCATATGATCATTCTTCTATGACTTTCAATtggttttgtttaaatgattttgagaAATGATTATTGTAAGAAAAGTCTaactattgattttttgttttgtttcatcgTATAATATTTTTACTGTGCCAAATATACACATCCGTCcaaatttgtttctattaaaatctacagatcttttaaaattacatatacGGAAACTCATATAGATTCATTGACACTTGTGAGCAAAATTAATTAGTATATTCAACCAGTTATATTAgctttattatacaattatattaaGTCTTTGTATATAAAgattaaaacacaattataaccagtttttttatttacttcacTGTATGTCCTTATATATATCCGCAGGTACCATATCGACTGAcgataaacaaaaatcaatgtCATTATTGTCCTTATTTACAGTTATGCAAATTAAAGCTTGCATTGTCCATGATTTCCAATCTATATTGTTAAGGATTGAAAAGGTTaattttcgtttaaaaaaaaagcattaaagAGACTAAAAGTCAAGAAATAATACAGAACTCCAAATTCAGTTTTTCAGAGTCAATAAATCGAgacaaaattaaactttcaatTATATACACCAAAACAGTagtatcacaaaaaaactgaactccgagcaaaattcaaaactgaaagtccctACACTTGTCGCTTATATTACAatcgcatcaaattccgttacaatGAAAACAaggtgtgaacaaaacaaacagacataataggtcaaaatgtaaaaaaaacaggggTACTGCAGTTAACTTAACGAATGGAAATAATCATCATACAAAAAGAGCATTTAAAAACATGTATGTACAGCGCTTGCCGTAACCACTAAAACAAGTGTTTAATTCTTTTTCAAACGACCATATGATTTGTAATTATACGGCTGCTTGTGAATAGAAAGCATCTTTGGGTACTTCTTTGTTAGCAGTATCGAATTTTCAAAACTGGATAAAAGGAATtgcaaaacatgtaaaaaacaaattcaactaTGGAAAGAAAGCTCTAATAATGCGTTGCGTCCTTTTGATGTTAATGCGGATGATGcctaaaaaaaaagagcagAATATTACAAAGACAGAGTCAAACTCATCAGTCGAAAAAAACTGGCAATGtagtaacaaacaaaaaccgacCAAGAGGCATGCAACAGTctaaacacaacaaagaaaactaaacgcAGTGCAACAACCCAATCAGACACCAGTTATCTTTGGTTCTTCGGAAGGGTACTCAGATCCTGATTCAGGGTAGGCaacatgttattattttcaaatatctttACACAGGTTTGGTCAGCAGCATACCTGACGAATTAAACATGCATCCGACATatacaaaacatgaaattaacgTTAATATGTTTCAATAACTGAAATAGACATTTAGAGTCACTAAAAAGTGTCCAACGATGGAATTTCAATACGGAAAAGACCAGAATTCTGAGAAAAAAACACTGACAATATTgatgggaaaaaaaaatgaGCAAATCGATGTTGAGCTGAAACGACCATTTTGGTTTGAACACCCTTGAAAATACTTTACAAAAGATTAATGAGCGTTGTTCAGTCCTTCAGTAAATTTTCATACTTATCCTCTGTAGTTAACTCAAAACTGTTCAGAATCTTTTCTTGTAATTTATATCGTTATGCTCAGTGTACATTCAGCTTGCTTAGAAGATTGCATTTAtctgtacaaaaaaaacaagatgttgaattattcgaaaaacttaTGAACAGTACTTAAACAAATGTGGTGGAAAACATGTGTTGTTTGAGTATTCAACTGTATCCCTCTGTATCATATAGATCTTGTCCATAAGGGTAACTGTTAAATAGAAACATGGGCACTTGTGATCTTCCGTCGTACAGCAGTAGACCCCTGCCAAATAGAGGAAATGAGGAATCCATATGGCTCTGCGAAATGAATAAGTTAGATGCATAGACGGGAATAAGGCTGTTTAATTCGATGCCTGATGTACAGAGAGTGCTGCAATTCTATCAGTGGTCCATATGTCCTGTTGAAGACTAAATTTATGTGTCTATccaataaacaattattttctgaCACAGTCTAAAATGAATATCTTTtatctttttggaatttttggtcctcaatgctcttcaactttgtatatgttttggctttttcactattttgatctgagcgtcactgatgagtcttatgtagacgaaacgcgcgtctggcgtatgaaattataatcctggtacttttgataactatttacaccactgggtcgatgccactgctggtggacgtttcgtccccgagggtatcaccagcccagtagtcagcacttcggtggtgacatgaatatcaattatatggtcatttttataaattttctgtttacaaaactttgaacttttcgaaaaactaaggattttcttaccccaggagtagattaccttagccgtatttggcacaactttttggaatttttggtcctcaatgctcttcaactttgtatatgttttggctttttcact from Mytilus trossulus isolate FHL-02 chromosome 8, PNRI_Mtr1.1.1.hap1, whole genome shotgun sequence includes the following:
- the LOC134728166 gene encoding uncharacterized protein LOC134728166, which produces MNGNSDIQKTIEHFIDAVKGRAPPDRLRHYLGESKPRHIVDWTDDNGLDLLHHCIILNSSESVEFLLSHRYFNESHQPKYNPYLHLAAKLGLRTILGVILTHRQNDNRPMTNLIYPDVMNRNDKNLCIKLENQSKVSPLDVAALNKHMDCVHQILNICVLKKNPEHNNSGYIALATLDGSAKALQYLLEHKYQSDDVREAIEIAVRCARASCLDLLLETKVKTRDLFEGKNPFHMLYTFSSGKEFGRGGYASLPAVTTVLVKHKFDVCVKDPTNTYPLYSLLSNSLCMHDSINTQYYIECVRILLEAGANANFDECKYEQTMNSKGKKSLVGRRSFLSAMHCLLETVETYSEFLESASLAVKFVLECGEALLSHAAKTNKNARSSKHRNSVLGPILHQYAKTSVAIGVDETVFRFLLRYGADANYKSNDKYIINTYLDGLLDKLGQIAPYIRQPDHANDVEIMLKMCKYMSRKSIKDALRLFKNRHYRPIEQTAKYITMAQKELERQSNTIQPLKHLAAKSVWEICDRNASSVHKLTVSSELKTCILPIVNW